CGGATTCAAAGGAAGCGATCACCAGCCTGTTTCAGCGCCACCGCTCCCTATGAAATAACGGTTAAGGGCAGAAAAATAATCGGAAGTGCCCAGAAGAGATCAAACGGGGTATTTTTACAACAGGGATCAATACTTATCGACCTTGACCTTGCTCTCTACTGTTTAATCTTCCCTGCAGAAGAAAAACCTTCAAGGCAGATGACCGCAATCAGCATTGAGACTGCTAAAGATATTAAGAGTATAAGACCATCATTTATTAAGGGTATCGAAGAGTCTTTTGGAATAAAACTGGAACACCAGAATCTCACACCCTATGAACTGGAATGTGCAGAAATACTTGTGAGAGAGAAATACTCTAAAGATGAATGGAACTTCAGGATGTGAAGGAAATCCCTTCATATCTCAACCCGCGTAATAACTCCATGAAGCTTGTGGGACGGTAGTTTATAAAATTGAACAAATGCAGGTGTCAATCTCTTGAATATTGAGAATATCTTCCATATTATATTTCTCGCTACTATATCCTCAAGACCATAAAATATTGCCTTTTCGTCTATCCCCGCCTCTCTTAATATCTCTTCCACATCAACTACCTCCATGTATCCCATCTGTATCTCAAATGTCCTCAAACCATCTGCAAGGTCTTCCTTAAAAAAGCCCGTAACTCCAAATGGATCAGGGCGTATGACCATAGAAACAACAATAGTATCCTCATAAATGATATTGTTTATAAACATAGTGCGAACAATATATGGAGGAATCTTCTTTATATCCCTTATAAAGAAAAGGGCAGTTCCTCTGATTTTATTCATACCCTTATATATATGAATATATCTTTCGAGGAATACATTTAGATCCATAGGCTTAAGTGACTTGTATAGCCTTTTCTGACCGGAGGTATAGAGAATAATTATGCTCAATGGAATCAATGCTATAATGATTGACCAGTAGCCACCATGGGGAATCTTGTAACTGTTTGAAAGGAGGAATGTTATATCAACAAAGGTAACAAACAATGAGATAATGGCTTTAAATATTTTGCCTTTAAGATAAAATATCCCTGTCATCATTATACCTGTTAAGGCCATTGTCCCTGTAACTGCAAGCCCGTAGGCAGCAGCAAGGCGATGGGATTCCTTGAATTCAAACATGATAAACAAAACAGAGATGAGAAGAAACCAGTTAACAAAACCTATGTATATCTGTGACCTGAGTTCCGGGGATGTATAGTCAATCTTAAACATGGGCATAACACGGGTTATTATTCCCTGATAGACTATGGAGAACATAGCGCTGATCATCGCCTGAGATGCTATAATTGTGGCAATAATGCAGAGGGTGAGAAATGGGATATAAAGGATTTGTGCCTGATAAAAAATCATCTCAAAAAGTACATTCTTCGCATCAGGATGCTGAATAACATATGCCCCCTGTCCTAAGTAATTTAATAAAAGTGCAGAAAATACAAAATACCATGCCCGGACAATGGGCTTCTGTCCTAAATGTCCCATATCAGCGTATAATGCCTCTCCACCAGTAGCACAGAGAATGACCTCTGAAAGAACAAAAAATCCTGTAATACCGTTTTCTGAAAGGAATTTAAAGGCATAGTATGGATTTACAGCCTTTAATACGGATGGAACATGAAGTATCGACACAATACCTGAAATTGTCAGTGACAAAAACCACAAAAGCATCAAAGGTCCAAATGCCCCTGCAACTCTTTCGGTCCCATTTTTCTGAAATGCAAATAAGACTATTGCAATTATACCTGCAATAAGAATGATGGTTTCCTGTTTTGTCCCTTCAAATCCAGGTATCAGGAGCGAACCCTCAACAGCGCTGAGTATGCTTATGGCAGGGGTAATCACACCATCACCAATTATAAGGGATATACCAATGAAGGAAAGGAGTGTAACGAATGCTACCTGTCTACCTGATTTAAGTAGAGGAACAAGCAATTCTTTGAGGACAATTGTGCCTCCTTCTCCTCTTTTACCGAGGCTCATGGCAAGCCATGCATATTCTATTGTCACAAGTATTACCAGTGTCCAGACGATAAGGGAAAGGATGCCTATTATATTGTCTTCTTTAGGCTTCGTGAGGAGAAATATAACGGTAAGGGTATATATAGGACTTGTTCCGATGTCGCCAAAAACAAGACCAAGGGATTTTATTATTCCTTTTACATGTGACTCTTTCTCAAGCATAATTCTAACCTTAGACTTTATCCTTTAATAAAAAACACAAAAGCTATATTAGAAAATTTCA
This Nitrospirota bacterium DNA region includes the following protein-coding sequences:
- a CDS encoding KUP/HAK/KT family potassium transporter, whose protein sequence is MLEKESHVKGIIKSLGLVFGDIGTSPIYTLTVIFLLTKPKEDNIIGILSLIVWTLVILVTIEYAWLAMSLGKRGEGGTIVLKELLVPLLKSGRQVAFVTLLSFIGISLIIGDGVITPAISILSAVEGSLLIPGFEGTKQETIILIAGIIAIVLFAFQKNGTERVAGAFGPLMLLWFLSLTISGIVSILHVPSVLKAVNPYYAFKFLSENGITGFFVLSEVILCATGGEALYADMGHLGQKPIVRAWYFVFSALLLNYLGQGAYVIQHPDAKNVLFEMIFYQAQILYIPFLTLCIIATIIASQAMISAMFSIVYQGIITRVMPMFKIDYTSPELRSQIYIGFVNWFLLISVLFIMFEFKESHRLAAAYGLAVTGTMALTGIMMTGIFYLKGKIFKAIISLFVTFVDITFLLSNSYKIPHGGYWSIIIALIPLSIIILYTSGQKRLYKSLKPMDLNVFLERYIHIYKGMNKIRGTALFFIRDIKKIPPYIVRTMFINNIIYEDTIVVSMVIRPDPFGVTGFFKEDLADGLRTFEIQMGYMEVVDVEEILREAGIDEKAIFYGLEDIVARNIIWKIFSIFKRLTPAFVQFYKLPSHKLHGVITRVEI